Proteins found in one Fusarium keratoplasticum isolate Fu6.1 chromosome 12, whole genome shotgun sequence genomic segment:
- a CDS encoding Alginate-lyase domain-containing protein, with amino-acid sequence MKISLLAAVGIVASAVSALHLRHGPVIRAVDKASSTFVHPGLLHSEADFRRIRKFVDSGEAPWSDGWEKLVARANPDYKPSPQKILVRGNTPELPENYALLYRDLASAYALSIRWKITQDPDFAEAAVRIVDAWAANLTDIWGSSDKFLAAGLYGYQFANVAEILRSYPGWNGLEAATSMLLRVFYPMNLRFLTEHNGAHIDNYWANWDLCNIASMMSIGVLADNHTIWDEAIEYFKHGQGNGAIEKAIWSIHTEEGTGKKLGQNQEAGRDQGHATLDFALLGVIAQQAHNQGEDLFGYLENRILAGMEYVSKYNVGEDVPFSTYVNAVHGTQTEISSTGRGTIRPMAELFVAHYGSIKGRDVKWTMAYRDLVVEKSGGAEGGGGDYGTTSGGYDQLGFGTLLYRLEA; translated from the exons ATGAAGATTTCTTTGTTAGCCGCTGTTGGCATTGTCGCATCTGCCGTGTCAGCCCTGCATCTACGCCATGGGCCTGTTATCAGAGCTGTGGACAAAGCCTCCAGCACATTTGTCCACCCAGGGCTTCTTCATTCTGAAGCAGACTTCCGCCGCATTAGGAAGTTTGTTGATTCTGGTGAGGCGCCTTGGTCAGATGGCTGGGAAAAGCTAGTCGCACGGGCAAATCCAGACTACAAGCCAAGCCCTCAGAAGATTCTTGTCAGAGGCAACACGCCGGAGCTCCCAGAGAACTACGCTCTGCTGTATCGAGACCTTGCCTCAGCATACGCTCTATCTATCCGTTGGAAAATCACCCAAGACCCAGATTTTGCGGAAGCGGCTGTTCGCATCGTCGATGCCTGGGCTGCAAATCTCACAGATATCTGGGGTAGCTCCGACAAGTTCTTAGCTGCGGGCCTTTATGGCTACCAGTTTGCGAACGTAGCAGAGATTCTCCGCTCTTATCCCGGCTGGAACGGTCTCGAAGCAGCAACCTCTATGCTTCTTCGCGTGTTCTATCCGATGAACCTACGCTTCTTGACTGAACACAATGGTGCCCATATCGACAATTACTGGGCAAACTGGGACCTTTGCAACATTGCAAGTATGATGAGCATCGGTGTGCTAGCCGACAATCATACCATCTGGGACGAAGCGATCGAATACTTCAAGCACGGCCAAGGAAACGGAGCTATTGAGAAAGCCATCTGGTCCATTCATACAGAAGAAGGGACCGGCAAGAAGTTGGGGCAGAATCAGGAAGCGGGCAGGGACCAAGGCCACGCCACCCTCGACTTTGCCTTGCTGGGCGTGATTGCTCAGCAGGCCCATAACCAAGGTGAAGACCTTTTTGGATACTTGGAAAATAGGATTCTTGCTGG AATGGAGTACGTATCCAAGTACAACGTTGGCGAAGATGTTCCATTCTCTACCTATGTCAACGCAGTGCATGGTACGCAAACCGAGATAAGCAGTACCGGCCGTGGCACCATCAGGCCGATGGCCGAACTCTTTGTCGCTCACTACGGCTCTATCAAGGGTCGTGATGTTAAATGGACCATGGCTTACCGGGACCTTGTCGTTGAGAAAAGTGGTGGAGCtgaaggtggaggaggagactaTGGAACCACGAGCGGTGGCTATGATCAACTTGGATTCGGAACGCTGCTATACCGCCTTGAGGCGTAA
- a CDS encoding CFEM domain-containing protein, whose amino-acid sequence MLGFSSSVSQHGPSRHLQALFFFILVFPALALNSGETWSKAQTSSAYKNLPECARTCIAQVDNSLSCWSYGCVCSENTVGKNFIDGANYVQKCVRDDCPKGSESVVNNALDVFQSICEVEYFEFSDSTTATVTATIAPTATPTFDASKVVMIDKPDGSYKALDSCVRWVLNGCDSPKDNKDNCKPARPGNHGDIWTGLGAYLQCSTAECVCGGSRFFYSSQKLYERADLYCSIGFPYEGSDTNEAFQLTMGMLADYCSTEGFVLGKWIITLFGTKKETGMTQETKVAIGFGVLSGVLTIISIALTCCTLRRKA is encoded by the exons ATGCttggcttctcttcttctgtaTCACAACATGGGCCTTCAAGGCACCTTCAAgctctctttttcttcatcttggtctTTCCTGCCCTAGCTCTCAACTCTGGTGAAACCTGGTCCAAGGCCCAAACCTCATCTGCCTACAAGAACCTTCCCGAGTGCGCCAGAACCTGCATTGCCCAAGTTGACAACAGCTTGAGTTGTTGGAGCTATGGCTGCGTTTGCTCCGAGAATACCGTTGGCAAGAACTTCATTGACGGTGCCAACTATGTTCAGAAATGCGTCCGGGATGATTGTCCCAAGGGAAGCGAGTCTGTCGTCAATAATGCTCTGGATGTGTTTCAGTCGATTTGTGAGGTCGAGTACTTTGAGTTTAGTGACTCGACCACTGCGACTGTTACTGCCACCATAGCCCCGACTGCTACACCCACATTCGACG CCAGCAAGGTCGTCATGATTGACAAACCCGACGGCTCGTACAAGGCCCTCGATTCATGCGTCCGCTGGGTTCTCAACGGCTGCGACAGTCCCAAAGACAACAAGGACAACTGCAAGCCCGCACGCCCAGGCAATCACGGCGATATCTGGACAGGCCTTGGTGCGTACCTCCAGTGCTCAACGGCCGAGTGCGTCTGCGGTGGCTCGCGGTTCTTCTACTCGTCGCAGAAGCTATACGAGCGCGCAGACCTTTACTGCAGTATTGGGTTTCCCTACGAAGGCAGTGACACTAATGAGGCGTTTCAGCTCACGATGGGGATGCTGGCTGATTACTGCTCTACCGAAGGGTTTGTTCTAGGGAAGTGGATTATTACACTGTTTGGGACAAAGAAGGAAACGG GAATGACTCAGGAAACCAAGGTTGCTATAGGATTTGGTGTACTTAGTGGAGTCCTCACAATTATCAGCATTGCGTTAACTTGCTGTACATTGCGCAGGAAGGCGTAA